The Anaerolineales bacterium region CTACGCTGACCTTCAAAGGATATCGAGTGATCGCCGCGCGTAACGGGCAAGAAGCGCTGGATGCCATTCAAAAGGAACACCCCGCGCTGGTCATCGCGGACATCCTCATGCCGGTCATGGACGGGTTCAGCCTGGTCCACCACCTGCGCATCAACCCCGCCACCCGCGACTTGCCGGTGGTATTCCTCTCCGCCACCTACGTCACCCCGGAAGATAAAGATTTCGCGCTCGCCATTGGCGTCACGCAGTTCATTGAAAAGCCGATGGATATCGAGACATTCCTTCCCATTATCGCGGATATTCTCGCCCAAAAAGTTAAGCCAGCCCATCAAACGATCGGCGATTTTGAATTCTACGACGGTTACCGCAAACGCCTTGAGAACAAACTGCTTCATAAGAACGCCCAGATCACGCGTTCCGAGCATTTGCTTAGCGCCACGCAGGACGCGGACGAAAAACTGACGGTCGCGCAATCGTTAGACAGCGCCCGCGCCGAACGTGACGAGATCCTGAAACTGCTCGAGCAGATCCATAAACAGATGGATAATTTCGAGAAGCCCGAATAGAAAAAAGGCTTTATCGGAATTAATTCGCAGATGTGACAGATTGGGCGGATTTGGAAAAATCAGAAAAAAACAGCGAAATCGGCAGATAAAGTTAAAACAATCGCCCCGAATTTCGGGGCGATTTTATCACTTCCACACAAACACGAGTTCGCCGGTTTGCGGCAGAGTGACTTCGATGGCTTGCGGATTCGCCGCCCCGCAAAATCCGCTTTTGCAATTGCAGTTTGAGTCCATTGTATTGCTCGTGCAATACACAGACACATAACTCACCATCCACGTGCCGGACAAGTTCGCGGGCAAGTAGGCATAGAAACGCCCTTCGTTATCTGTGCTGGCGTCTGTGCGGTTCGATCCTTGCTCGATGGCGAATCCGATTCCCGTTACCGGGATGCCGAATTCTGTTTTGACGACGCCGGTAACGAGGATCGCATTTTCTGGCTCGACGAATTCCGGCGGAGGTCCGTCGTAATCGCCCGCGACAAGTTCGGCGAGTATCCAACCAAAGATTTCCTCCTCGTTTTTGACATAAAACCACCCGTCTCCGCCGCCGCGCGCCCTGCCGATCACTTCCAATGTTGTGCCTTGCGCCATCACTCGGCTCACTTTGAACAACGTGCCGGGTCCCACGCGCAAGTTGACATTCTGCACAATCGTTTGGACCGAATACGGTTTGAAGACCGGTTCGGTTGGCGTCTGTTGCAGTTGCGGTGGCGGCGTTTCAGTAGGCGCGTTCGTCGTCGGCGTAGGGGCAGATCGCGTCATGGCGGCGATGGTCACTGCCACAACGGTTTGCACTTCGCCCGGCGAGGCGGTTTCCGCAGGCGCGCCGCATGAGGCGATCAAAATTGAAGTCAGGCAGAGCAGGCTGACCCGTCGAATGAACCGCATAAAAGTCCGCCCGTTATTTCACTTTGAGATTCACGATCCCGCTGAATGCCAGCGCGACCCATTTTCCTTTTTCAACTTCAACCCACACGCTTTTCGATTGTAGTCGCCGCCCGCTGAATGTCTTGCCCTTTTGCAACTGTCCGATGATGGAATGTTCAACGCCCGGTCCATTGCGGACGTTGAGCAGGTCTGCGGTGACTTCAAACGTCAGGGAGGAGGGGATCTTCACCGCGTCGGGGATGTCGGTACTGACCGCTTCTTCCTCCGGGGAGGTTGAATCGGCTGTGGAGAAATATGGCATCGGGTCAACGTAGCCCTTGTAGGGCGGGTTCTCGCCGTCAATCTTCAACCCAAAATGCAAATGCGGACCGGTGCTTGCGCCGGTGTTGTTGCTATGACCGACCATGGCGCCGGCTTTTACCTTTTGCCCCGCCGCGACGCTCGCGTTGGCGAGGTGCGCGTAATAGGTGTAGTAGATTTTGCTTCCGTCTACATGGCTGAGTTTGACGTAGTTGCCGTAGCCGCCGTTCTCGAAACCGACGAGCGCCACTGTCCCTGCCGCCGCCGCGTTGACCGGCGTGCCGTTGGGGATGCCGTAGTCAATGCCGTTGTGACCGGGAAAGCCCCATTTTTTGTAGAAGTCTGGGTTTTCGCCGAATAGTTGGGTGATGGGTCCGTTGACAGGTACGATCAATTTGATAGCCATGTTCCTCTCCTTGGTGATACGGATGTGTCTATGATAACACACGAGAATATCAGCGCGATGCGCTCCACGCGCAGGAAAAACGGTAGAGCGAAACGCTATCTCGCTCTCATCATTGACTGTCTGATCAGGCGCTTTCTCAACGATCTCTGTGAACTTTGCGGCTTATTTTGTTCGCCCGGTCGTCAACGCGTAGGCGGCGATTCCGAACGCCACCGCCGCGTTGAACGATTTTTTCTCACCGCGCATGGGGATGAAGAATATCTCGTCGCATAGGCTGAGTAAGCCGGGGTCAACGCCGGTGATTTCGTTGCCGACGATCAGCGCCATATCTTCTTTCGGTTTCTTCAGTTTACTGATCGCAGATGCCTTGGCGGTTTCCTCCAGCCCATAGATTTTCCAGCCCTCAACCTTCAAACCTTTAACCAGCTTCACCGCGTTCTTGTGATACGACCACGGTACAGAATCCTCCGCTCCGAGCGAAGTCTTTTGCACGGCGTCGTTCTCGGGCATGGGCGTGATGCCGCACAGATACGCATGCATGAAGCCGAATCCCTCCGCGCTCCGTAAAATGGATCCCACGTTCCCCGCCGAACGGATGTTATCGAGAAGGACAGTTGCCCTCCCTCTCCTTTTAGGAGAGGGACTGAGGGTGAGGTCTACTGGGGGGTGATTCCGTTCCACCTCCAAGTTTCGCCGAAGCGCGACGCGCGTCTCGCCTATGCAGATCGGGCAACGCGTCCCGTGCGTGTGACCAGTGGACAACGGATAACGCAGTCCGCAACTCTTGCAGATCCGTATTTCAAAAGTTCGTTCAGGCATCGGGTATGATTATACACAGCATGAAATACATCTTGTTCAACAAACCGTACGGCGTCCTTTCGCAATTTACAGACGAAGGCACGGGTCATCCTACGCTCAAAAAATTCATCAACGTTCCGGGAGTTTACGCGGCGGGGCGGTTGGACCGCGACAGCGAAGGCTTGTTGCTCCTCACCGACGACGGCGCGCTCATCAAAAAAATTTCCGACCCTCAGCACCATGTCGAAAAAACATATTGGGTCATGGTCGAAGGCGACCCAACGCCGGAGAAATTGACTCAACTGGAGAACGGGATTCAACTCAAAGGTTATCGGACTCGCCCGTGTAAAGCCCGCCTCATCCCGGACCCCAGCCTGCCTCCCCGCCTCAAGCCGGTGACTCCGCACGGTCCCACCGCGTGGATCGAGATCAAACTTCGTGAGGGCAAAAAGCGGCAAGTGCGACACATGACCGCGGCGGTCGGTTTGTTCACGTTGCGGCTCGTCCGCGCTGCTATCGGTCCTATTGAGTTGGGGGATTTGCAAGTTGGTCAATGGCGTTCGGTAGCCGGCGATGAAATCCTTGCGTTGAAACGCTGAGCGACGATACGCGGAAAGTCGGGACGAATATCATTCTGCGGGGGTGACAAAAAATTTTCAGCTTTGCGACCTATTTGATAGACTCTATAGCAGATGGAAAATCCGATCCACGGAGTCGAAAAATGAGCGAATTTCGTATTGATGCGGCGCTTCCGCAAGAAATGGCGGAACGCGCAGAGCAAGTCGGCGTGCGTAAAGCCGCCATGCCTTTTCTCAAAACGTTCACGCTGGCAATGCTGGCAGGAGCGTTTATCGCGTTCGGGGCGATCTTTGCAACCACCGTCAGCGCGGGGAGTCTAGCGGTCGCATCCACAGCGGACGGCGGCGTTCCCTTTGTGATCGGCCTGCCGTTCGGCGTGACGCGTTTGTTGGCGGGGATCGTCTTTTCCCTCGGCTTGATCCTAGTCATCATCGGCGGCGCGGAATTGTTCACCGGCAACAATCTGATCGTCATGGCGTGGGCGGGCGGCAAAGTGACGAGTTACGCGTTGTTGCGGAATTGGGCGATCGTCTATCTCGGTAATTTCGTCGGCGCGTTAGGCACGGTCGTTTTGATGTTTTTCTCACGGCAACATACATTCGGGGCGGGAGCTGTGGGAATTACAGCCTTGAAGATCGGGGTTGCAAAAAGCGAGTTAACATTCCTTCAAGCCGTTGCCCTGGGAATTCTCTGCAATACGCTGGTGTGTCTGGCGGTCTGGCTGACGTTCAGCGCGCGCACCGTGGCAGATAAGATTTTGGCGATTGTTGTCCCCATCTCGGCGTTTGTCGCGGCGGGGTTCGAGCATAGCATCGCGAACATGTATTTCATCCCTTACGCGCTCGCGCTCAAATATTTCGACCCGGCGTTCGTTTCGGCGATGGAAGGTCAAGTCCCACATCTTGATCGCCTGACCGCGCCGGCGTTTTTTGTGAACAATCTGATCCCCGTGACGATCGGGAATGTCATCGGCGGAGCGGTGTTTGTCGCGGCGGTCTATTGGTCGGTTTACTTGCGCAAGCCGAAATAGCAAAACAGCCCTCGGAAAATTCCGAGGGCTGTTCGATCCCGTCAAGCTAGGGAAGTTTGAATCGCATGATGCGATTGTTTCCCGGATCCGTCACCCAGACGAATTCGAGCGGATCTACTGTGATGCCGGTGGGTAAGCCGAATTGGTCGGCGTCTCCGCCAAAATCGCCCCACGTGCGCACGAATTCACCGGACGATGTAAATTCGATCACGCGGTAACCCTCGGGGTCGGTGATGAAGACGTGATCGTTTCCGTCCACGGCGATGAACGGTTTGTTGTTCAGGCTCTGGATATTCCCATCCAGACCGAACCAGCCGTTCACATCCCATTGCGCGAGAGGTTGATACGACACTTCGCCTCCCGCTGATTCGACGCGGGCAAACGATTGGACGCGTTGGTTCCACGTGTCGGTGACGTACACCGTGCCGTCGCTTCCCACCGCGACGCCAACCGGCTCGTCGAATTGACCGGGATCGAATCCCCCGGAGCCAAATTCGGTGAGGTAATTCCCGTTCGAGTCGTATACGAGGACGCGCTTGTTGCCGGTATCCGCGACGAAGACGCGCCCATCTGAATCTACCGCAATGCCGCGCGGTCCCCAGAAGAAGTATTCCGAGTTGGGGGTTTCCGGTGATGGCTGACCGAACTCTCCCCACATTTTGATCGAGCGTCCATCCGGCGTAAATTTTTGCACGCGATGATTCCACGTGTCGGTCACGTACACCGAGCCGTCGGGTCCAACTGCCACCCCCCATGGCTCGAAGAAAGAGCCGATCGGCGCCTCGCCCGTGCTCAAATCTCCGAAGGAGCCCCATGTATTGAGCAGGCTTCCATCGGATGCAATGTGAAGGATGCGGTGATTGTTTGAGTCCGCGATGTAAAGATCGTCGTTGCGCCCGGCGGCGATGGAGTGCGGCGCATTCAGCCCCAACGGCGGATAATTTTCACTGCCGAAGATTTGATCCGCCACAAGGGTGATGGCGCCAGCCGCATAGGGGTCCGAGGCGAGCGGAGCCACAGAAGGTCCGACGCCGTAATTCCAAATCTGCGAAGCCACATCTTTGCGGATATAAAGCCTCATCTGGTCTGCCGGATCCCAAGTCGTGAGCGTCATGCGGGTGTTGCCTGTCGCTTGCGCGTAGCGCGTGTAATCGCGGTTGAACCAAATATCGAAGATGCCGGCGCGTATATCTTTGTTGGTGATGGCGTTGAGCACGCGCGCGCGGTCTAACCCGAAGTAATCCTGATTGGGCCACCACATGCGGATGTAGTCGAAGCGATAGTAGCCGTTGCCGAGCGCCGGGTCAATTTTGTCGAAGTTCTTTTGGTCAACGATCACCGCTACCGCCTCGCGCAAGACGCGCGTGGGTTGATCGAACGAACGCTGTTGAGTGTAGTCGCGCAAATACCAGACGACGGGCCATGATACGCCGGTGTCGGGCGAGCTGGCGTCGTAAGCGACGATCGCATCCAGACCGCCGGTGGTGCGGCGGGAGATCTCCTCCACCTGCGCCATGACTTCCTTGACGCCGCCAGCGCCGTGCGCATATACAAGATATTCAAGCGCATCGTTGTAGTTGATGTAATTCGCGCGGAAGGAGGTGCGCGCGGTTTGAAGCGCGAGCAAGCCGAATACCGCCAAAGCCGCGTATCCGATCAACGGCGTGGAGCGCGGCGCGCGTGAAAGCCAGACGATTCCGCCAATGCTGAAAAGCAGGCTCAAAAACGCGGCGGCAAATTTGATCCCATACGAACCGATCATTGATGTATCGGAGCCAGCCGTAGATTGCAAAGAGAGAAGCCACGCGCCGTTCAAAATGCTCGACCCCGCTGAAACCATGATCAACGCGGCGAGTAATAGAATCCCTAGGCTGGCGAGATCGTTCCGCATCAGTGACCAGAGAATCGTCGCCGAACCGATCATAGTTAGCAATGGCAATATGAAAGCAGATGTGGCTTGCAACTGGTCAAGCGACGTTCCCTGAAATGGGGGAGTGGCTCCATAGACCGAGCGCAACACACTGAAAACGGAGATCACAAATACTGCGGCAACGAGAAGCGCGATCAACGAACGCCACGGCGATTCTTCCGATAGTTTGCCCCTTATCGAACTGATGATTTGGTCCACCGCCCAGCCGGTAAACAACACCATGGGCCACGCCATGTGATACGTCAGCCAGGGCATACGTTCGCCCGCCACCGTGAATGCGGCAATAGTGGAAAATGACCACCACGCCATCAAGGCGAAGAAGACTCCAAACATGGATTCTTTCGCGTCGGGATTCGCCTCCGCTTCTTCCCCCGGTTCGGCTTGTCTCTGCCTGAGCAATTTGTTCAAGCCCAAGCCGATCGCCGCCAGCGTGCCGATCGCCGGCAGGAACTCGTACATGGGAATCTGCACCAACACGTAAAAATACTCGGGTTGACTGCCGCGCTCCACGCCTTGCTGAACGAGCCAGTATCCCAGTGAGCCGACGATGCCGGTGAAGAACCCCGCCGCATTCGTGAAGACGGTTGTAAACAAGATGGTGAACGCGCCCCAATAGAACGCTCCGTATTTCCACCATTCCCGATTCCACCATTGCCCGATCACGATCGAAAGGATCAAAAAGAGAACAACGAACGCCCCGATGATTATCGTTTGTCGGAGGTCAAGCCCGATCACCGACGCCGCATCCGATGGAACAACAATGTTCAGTGGTTTTTCCAGCCACTTGATCGGGAACGGCGTCAGCATCGGCAGCACGAATGTGCCGAGCAATATTATGAGGTCGAATGACCGTTCCTGTAGCAGATTTCCCCAGCCGTATCCCAGGTAGAGGATGACAACCGCTCCAGCCAGCGCGACGAAGGCGAATCCAAACAGAATGGTGGAGGCCGATGTGCCGCCCATAGAGTCCGTGGAAGGCGAAGCGGTTCCGCTGGGGTCCACAGGCATGGCGGTTTCGGTGGCTGATAGCGTTCCGGCATGGCGGTTTACTAAGGCGAATCCCATTCCAACGCTTGCGATCAACGCCGCGGCTGCCAGCGTGACGATGAAAGCGCGGTAATAGTTATATTTTTCCTCCCACGGTTTGCGCGTGACGCGCGCCAGAAAATAAACGCCGAGGAATAGCAGAGCCTGTGCCGTATAAATGAAAGCGGTTTCTTTTGATGTAAAGTGCAACAGGGTCGCGGCAGTCACGAACCAGAGATATTTTTTCTCTCCGCTTTCGATGTATCGCAAGATCGAGTACAACAAAAGGATGCCCGAAAAACCGACAAACGATTCGTTGCGTACATAACGCCCGTAATACAGCATATACGGCGAGATCACCATCAGGAAGGCGGCAACGATCATTCCCCATGTGCCGAGGTATCTGCGCCAATACCAAACCATCCACACGGTGCCAATGCTGAACAGGACGGCTGGGATACGCGCGGTGAAATCCGAAACGCCGAACAGGTAATACGACAACGCCAGGAGGTGGAATTGATACGGTCCGTGCATCATAGGCGTATGTTGATAGCCCTGTCCGCGATACAAAAGCCATGAAAAATAGGTGTGCAGGCTTTCGTCGTGGCTCATCACGCGCGCCCCGAGATCATAAAAGCGCGTGACGAGCGCGAGCAGCATAATACCGGCGAAGAGCGCCATTTCGTTCGTGATCGCCGGCAAGGTGGGATGGATAGGGCGTTCGAGCCAGTTGGTTTTTTCGTTTTCCATTGGGTGCATTACCTATAAAAGATGGGATGACTTATACATCAATCCGAATGTTCTGACAAGTTTGCGTATAATTTTTCGTTAATGATTATTGGCCCGGAGTGTATGTTGTCAATTGAAAAATCGGGGTGAGGGTGGTAGTAAATGTGGGCGGATGGGCTGTGACCGTCGCAGTTGTTGCGCAGGTCGGGATGACAAGTTCTATTCCTGCGCGTATCGGCGTGGACTTTAGATCGTTCGCGCTCGCGATCCGGTCTTCGCGCGTTGCAAACTGCCGGGCAATGCTTTCCAATGTGTCATTTTCTTGAGTTACATAAATAATGTTACCGCAGGCTGGCGAGGTTGCCTCGGTTTGCGTCGCTTGTTGCGATGGTGATGGAATGGGCAAAATATCAAACGGCTGACCCTGATCGGTTTGCTTGTTGGTCATCTCGATCTGCCATGCGCTAAAAATGAACACGACAAAGATCACGCTTACTATCGCAAAGCGTGTAGCCAATAGCATCTTTGCTTGAGACTTGGATTTGTACTTTCCCAAAATCAAATCCATTGAGAGGGGCAGGGGATTCCCTTGCCATTGTTTGCTCATTACGCTTTGCAAAGTGACTTCAACCTCTTTGATCTCACTTGCGTACGCGTTGCAACTCCCGCAAACAGAAAGATGCTTTATCAGCATTTCTCTCTTCCTTGCGTCTAGCGGATTATCCGTAACGTGCTGAATAAGCCAATGGGCTTCTTCGTGTGTAATTTGCATCTAGTCTCCGTGTAAATGTTGCAAAGCGATCCTCAATCGCTCGCGGGCAGTATGAAGCCTTGAATGAACCGTACCTTCGCTGATGGAAAGTATTTCAGCGATCTCGGTCGTGTGGAGGCTTTGAAAATAGCGTAACACTGTGACAATACGGTGCTTTTCATCCAATTCATTGAGAGCGTTCCAAATTGCGGCTTCTTTTTCGGTTTGGATGACCGCATCCTCCGGGGAAGAGTGTTTCTGGGCGTCAACTTGAAACAGGGCGCTCAGAGAGCCTTTTAATTTTTCCAATACCTTCCGCTTTCGCAAACGACTTCGACTGATATTTAATGCGATCGTGTACACCCAGGCTTTCAGCGATGATCTTTCTTGATACGAAGGCAACGATTTGAGAGCCGCAATGAAAGTTTCCTGGGTTACTTCGTTCGCTTCACTACGGTCTCGCAGAATAGAAATCGCCAGCCTGAATACGCCTGTTTCGTGTTGGCGCACAAACATCTCAATAGAATACTCATCTCCAGCAATGCACCTAGAAATAAGCAGTGACGATTCAGCGGTATCCATGCGCTCTGCATATATATCGTGTGCGGAAGTAAAAACCTTCATGATTTTTAGGCTCTTTAGAGTTTGCGTGTAGTCAGTAATCTACACATTACCTAGAGAAAAATCTCACCCATAAATAAATCCAGCCAATTGACCGCACCCCGCGTGGATATCGATCCCGCGTCTCATGCGGATCGTACACGGAATCCCAGCCTGCTCCAGCGCCTCTTTGAACTTTGCCGCCCGCTCGCGTGACGTGGCTTGACCGCTGTAGCCCGTAGTGGGGTTGAGGGGGATGGCGTTGACATGACACAACAAACCTTTGAGCCGCACAGCGAGTTTCTTTGCGACTTCAGGCGAATCATTGACTCCGTTTATCAATGCCCATTCAAAGGTGACTCGACGATGCGTCTGCGCGACGTAATATTGGCACGCTTCGATCACATCGTTAATTTTGTAGCGTTTATTGACGGGCAGCATCGCCACGCGTGATTCATCGTCCGCCGCGTGGAGGGAGATGGCGAGGTTCACCTGCCGCTTCTCGTCCGCGAAACGTCGAATTTGGGGAACCAGTCCCACCGTCGAGATGGTGAAGCGGCGCGCCCCGAAGTTGAATCCGTTCGAGTCGTTGAGTCGGTCAACCGCCGCCATCGTGTTGTCGTAGTTATGAAAGGGTTCGCCCATGCCCATGAGGACGATGTTCGTCACCGATTCGTTCGCATCTTTCAACATGCGCGCATAATACAAAACCTGCGCGACGATCTCGCCGCTGGAAAGATGCCGCTTGAATCCCATTTGCCCCGTCGCGCAAAAAACGCATCCCATCGCACAGCCCGCCTGCGTGGAGATACATAGCGTTCGACGATTCTTTGCGCCGCGTCCACTAGGTGAGGATGTGATCTGCGGGTTATCTGCCGGGTCGCCATATCTCATCAACACGGCTTCGATCAAGTTTTTATCGGGGAGTTGAAACAGCGTTTTACGTGTAAAGCCATCAGACGAATCAAGATACGTGTTGACGTTGAACGGCATGAACGAAACGTTTTCTTCTAATTTTGTTCGCAGGGATTTCGACAAATTTGTGAATTGCTCTGGCGAATCGTACAAATGTTGATACAAGCCCTGCCAGATTTGCTTTGCGCGATAGGCGGGCTCGTCCCATTCTTGCAACAAGCGTGTGATCGAATCCAAATCAAGATCGTAGATCAACATGGCAATTTAACCGACCAAACTTGCGAGATCATCGGCGATGATATCAATCTTCGGCGCCCACGCCTCCGCTTGCGCGCGGGTGGACACCCCGCTCAACACCAGCGCGCATAGACAACCAACCGCCTGACCCGCGGCAATGTCAGTCTCGAGTCTGTCGCCGACAACGAGAGTTTCATCTTTGCTCGTGCCGAGTCGTTCAAGCGCGAGTTCCATCATGAACGGAAACGGCTTGCCCGCATAAATTGGCTCGACATTTGTCGCCGTGGTGATAACCGAAATCCACGCACCCGCGCCTGGTATTTCTCCGCGTGGGGTGGGGAAGGTCTTGTCAGGATTCGTCGCGTAAAACGGGACGCCGCGCCGCACGAGCAGAGTCGCTTCGCGCATCTTCTCGAAATTGATCTCGCGGTCAATGCCCATCGCAACAATTTGCGCCTCTTCCGCAGACTCAATGGGCAAAATCTCGAACCCCTTTTCTTCCAGCGCGACGCGCATCCCATCTTCGCCGATCATAAACATTTTCGTTCCGCGCTTGAAAGTGTGACTGAGCAAGTGCGCCAATCCTTGCGCAGATGTGACGACCTGTTGCGTCGAAACGTGCACGCCAAGTTTTTCCAGCGTCGTCACATATTGCTCAGGCGTTTTTGTCCCGTTGTTGGTGGCGAAGACGTATATAAATCCGCGCGCTTCGATGCGTTTGAAAATTTCAGGCAAATTGCCGATCGGCGCGTCCGACCGCCAGATCACGCCGTCCATGTCGAGGATGAGGGCTTTGATATTCGATGGCAACATAGTCCGCGATTATAACGTCAAACAAACAGCCCGCCGATTTCTCAGCGGGCTGCAACTAGCCAACTAGTAAACTAGCAAACTAGCAAACTAGTTAACTAATAAACTACTTAACTTTCTCTGGCACCTCAAGCACCTGATCCACCAAACCATATTCAACCGCTTGCTTCGCCTCGAGATAGTAATCGCGGTCGCTATCGCGCTCGATCACTTCAAGCGGCTGGTTGGTGTGCTTTGCAAGAATGCCGAGCAACAACGCTTTCAAACGCAGGATCTGTTTCGCTTGAATTTCAATGTCAGTCGCTTGTCCTTGCGCACCGCCGAGAGGCTGGTGCATGTGGATGGTCGCGTTCGGAAGGGCGTAGCGTCTGCCTTTCGTGCCAGCCGCCAGCAACACGGTCCCAAACGACGCGGTGACGCCGACCGCCACTGTGCTGATCGGGTTCGAGATCATCTGCATCGTGTCGTAGATCGCCAGCCCCGCGTAGATCACGCCGCCTGGCGAATTGATGTACATCTGAATTTCTTTTTCAGGGTCTTCGTGATTCAAAAACAGCAACTGCGCCACGATCACGTTCGCCACTTGGTCGTCGATCGGCGTGCCGAGAAAAATGATGCGCTCTTTGAGCAACAGCGAGTAAATGTCATACGCCCGCTCGCCGCGGCCCGTATTTTCCACAACCATCGGGACGATATTTTTGAAATTGGGAATCATATCTTGTCTCCTTTAAATTGGGACGATGATACTGTTCATGTATTGGATTTTCATTAACTCTTTGTTTCGGCTTCGGATGAAGACTCGACTTCGCTCACGGGGGCAGACGATTCGGCTTCCGCTTTTTCATTTTCGGATGACGAGCCCGCTTCATTCGACGGGACGGCTGTCTCAGCCTCGGCGGCTTTCGCGTCCTCTTCCGCCTTCTTCGCGGCGGCTTCGGCTTTTCGCTCCTCAGGCGATTTGTACTCGCCCACCGCAATAGACTTCAACATGTCCAACGCGCGGCGAGTGAGAACGCGGTTCGCCGATTCCATCGCCACCGCTTGCGCCAACTGCTGTTGACCTTTCTTGCCGCCGCGCACTTTGCCAAAATCCATGCCTTGCATGGCGAGCGCGTTCAACGTCTGGTTGAATTCGCTGTCGAGCGATTCGTTGTCCACTTCGAGTTCTTCCTTGCGGACAATCTCATCGAGAATCAACGAACGTTCAAAGCGTTTCTTTGCAACAGGCTTCGCTTCCTCTTCGATGAATTTCTCGCGCGTGGTGTTTTGCAGTTTGAAATAAGTTTCCAGATCCATGCCTTGATGCGAAAGGCGATGGGTCAGGTCTTCAAGTACATGTTCGCCCTCGTGGTCGAGCGCGGTTTGGTGATATTTGAAGGTCGCGCCCTCTTTGATCTTTTCGATCAAATCAACGAAGTATTTGTCGTCGTAATTTGCTTGCGAGCGGGCTTCCACATCCTTTGCCACGCTTTCGCGCAAGGCGTCGAGCGTCTCGCCCGCGCCGACCGTCTTAGCAAATTCATCGTCGAGTTCGGGCAATGTCACCGCGCGGACAGTTTTCACGGTAACGGTCATCTCCGCGCTTTTTCCCTTTAATTCTTCAAGGTCGTGGTCGGCAGGGAATTCGTGTGTAATCGTCTTTGTCTCGCCAGGCTTCATGCCTACAAGTTGTTTGGCGAACCCTGTAAAGGGCCATTCGGTCTCGCGGTCATCTTTGCGGACGACAGCCGCAAACCCCGTTCGCTTCAATTCCACAGTTTCCGAGTCGACGTCCACCAAAACGTAATCGCCCTCTTGCACTTCGCGCTCGACGGTTTCGGTTGTCGCGTACATTTGGCGCAATTCGTCCATCGCCGCGTCAACTTCCCCGTCGGCTGGACCCGTCCATTCGTAGGGCATCCGAATCGAATGATAGTCGCCCAAATCCACGGTGGGCGCGAGCGGCACTTTGAAGATCAACTTCGGCGGGTCGAGCGATTCGATGTTTTCCAGCCGCCCAGACGCGCCAGGTTCCACATCCGCTTCTTTGAGGATGTTCGAATATTCGGCGTCAATGAAAAAATCAATGGCTTGTTCGACGATGGCTTGTTCGCCGTAATTCAATACGA contains the following coding sequences:
- a CDS encoding TIGR03663 family protein, with the protein product MENEKTNWLERPIHPTLPAITNEMALFAGIMLLALVTRFYDLGARVMSHDESLHTYFSWLLYRGQGYQHTPMMHGPYQFHLLALSYYLFGVSDFTARIPAVLFSIGTVWMVWYWRRYLGTWGMIVAAFLMVISPYMLYYGRYVRNESFVGFSGILLLYSILRYIESGEKKYLWFVTAATLLHFTSKETAFIYTAQALLFLGVYFLARVTRKPWEEKYNYYRAFIVTLAAAALIASVGMGFALVNRHAGTLSATETAMPVDPSGTASPSTDSMGGTSASTILFGFAFVALAGAVVILYLGYGWGNLLQERSFDLIILLGTFVLPMLTPFPIKWLEKPLNIVVPSDAASVIGLDLRQTIIIGAFVVLFLILSIVIGQWWNREWWKYGAFYWGAFTILFTTVFTNAAGFFTGIVGSLGYWLVQQGVERGSQPEYFYVLVQIPMYEFLPAIGTLAAIGLGLNKLLRQRQAEPGEEAEANPDAKESMFGVFFALMAWWSFSTIAAFTVAGERMPWLTYHMAWPMVLFTGWAVDQIISSIRGKLSEESPWRSLIALLVAAVFVISVFSVLRSVYGATPPFQGTSLDQLQATSAFILPLLTMIGSATILWSLMRNDLASLGILLLAALIMVSAGSSILNGAWLLSLQSTAGSDTSMIGSYGIKFAAAFLSLLFSIGGIVWLSRAPRSTPLIGYAALAVFGLLALQTARTSFRANYINYNDALEYLVYAHGAGGVKEVMAQVEEISRRTTGGLDAIVAYDASSPDTGVSWPVVWYLRDYTQQRSFDQPTRVLREAVAVIVDQKNFDKIDPALGNGYYRFDYIRMWWPNQDYFGLDRARVLNAITNKDIRAGIFDIWFNRDYTRYAQATGNTRMTLTTWDPADQMRLYIRKDVASQIWNYGVGPSVAPLASDPYAAGAITLVADQIFGSENYPPLGLNAPHSIAAGRNDDLYIADSNNHRILHIASDGSLLNTWGSFGDLSTGEAPIGSFFEPWGVAVGPDGSVYVTDTWNHRVQKFTPDGRSIKMWGEFGQPSPETPNSEYFFWGPRGIAVDSDGRVFVADTGNKRVLVYDSNGNYLTEFGSGGFDPGQFDEPVGVAVGSDGTVYVTDTWNQRVQSFARVESAGGEVSYQPLAQWDVNGWFGLDGNIQSLNNKPFIAVDGNDHVFITDPEGYRVIEFTSSGEFVRTWGDFGGDADQFGLPTGITVDPLEFVWVTDPGNNRIMRFKLP
- a CDS encoding LysM peptidoglycan-binding domain-containing protein; translated protein: MDLILGKYKSKSQAKMLLATRFAIVSVIFVVFIFSAWQIEMTNKQTDQGQPFDILPIPSPSQQATQTEATSPACGNIIYVTQENDTLESIARQFATREDRIASANDLKSTPIRAGIELVIPTCATTATVTAHPPTFTTTLTPIFQLTTYTPGQ
- a CDS encoding RNA polymerase sigma factor — protein: MDTAESSLLISRCIAGDEYSIEMFVRQHETGVFRLAISILRDRSEANEVTQETFIAALKSLPSYQERSSLKAWVYTIALNISRSRLRKRKVLEKLKGSLSALFQVDAQKHSSPEDAVIQTEKEAAIWNALNELDEKHRIVTVLRYFQSLHTTEIAEILSISEGTVHSRLHTARERLRIALQHLHGD
- the rlmN gene encoding 23S rRNA (adenine(2503)-C(2))-methyltransferase RlmN gives rise to the protein MLIYDLDLDSITRLLQEWDEPAYRAKQIWQGLYQHLYDSPEQFTNLSKSLRTKLEENVSFMPFNVNTYLDSSDGFTRKTLFQLPDKNLIEAVLMRYGDPADNPQITSSPSGRGAKNRRTLCISTQAGCAMGCVFCATGQMGFKRHLSSGEIVAQVLYYARMLKDANESVTNIVLMGMGEPFHNYDNTMAAVDRLNDSNGFNFGARRFTISTVGLVPQIRRFADEKRQVNLAISLHAADDESRVAMLPVNKRYKINDVIEACQYYVAQTHRRVTFEWALINGVNDSPEVAKKLAVRLKGLLCHVNAIPLNPTTGYSGQATSRERAAKFKEALEQAGIPCTIRMRRGIDIHAGCGQLAGFIYG
- a CDS encoding HAD-IIA family hydrolase translates to MLPSNIKALILDMDGVIWRSDAPIGNLPEIFKRIEARGFIYVFATNNGTKTPEQYVTTLEKLGVHVSTQQVVTSAQGLAHLLSHTFKRGTKMFMIGEDGMRVALEEKGFEILPIESAEEAQIVAMGIDREINFEKMREATLLVRRGVPFYATNPDKTFPTPRGEIPGAGAWISVITTATNVEPIYAGKPFPFMMELALERLGTSKDETLVVGDRLETDIAAGQAVGCLCALVLSGVSTRAQAEAWAPKIDIIADDLASLVG